The following proteins are co-located in the Mesorhizobium australicum WSM2073 genome:
- a CDS encoding histone deacetylase family protein, with translation MKTVYSPLHAGHAGQMELVTSAIVPGFEKPSRAEFIKARVESEKLGPIIAPVEHDLAAAKRVHRADYIDFLPTVWPQWIAEGHAGTAMPFTWPTRGLRGDVPPKRIDALLGYYSFDGGATFVEGTWAAIKSSFDVALTAAGLVKDGERSAFALCRPPGHHAGAGFMGGYCYINNAAVAAQWFRDQGAKRISILDVDYHHGNGTQEIFYDRADVQVLNLHGDPMVEYPFFLGHADERGAGAGEGFNLNYPMPFGTGWDAWNVSLEDACARLAAYAPDIVVVSLGVDTFEKDPISQFKLKSLDYPKIGQRIAKLGLPTLFVQEGGYAVEEIGINAVGVLTGFEDR, from the coding sequence ATGAAGACTGTCTATTCGCCGCTTCACGCCGGTCATGCCGGGCAGATGGAACTGGTCACCTCAGCCATCGTGCCCGGCTTCGAAAAGCCCTCGCGGGCGGAGTTCATCAAGGCGCGGGTCGAAAGCGAGAAGCTCGGGCCGATCATCGCGCCGGTCGAGCACGACCTTGCCGCCGCCAAGCGCGTCCACAGGGCCGACTACATCGACTTCTTGCCGACCGTCTGGCCGCAATGGATCGCCGAGGGCCATGCGGGCACCGCGATGCCCTTCACCTGGCCGACGCGCGGACTGCGCGGCGACGTGCCGCCCAAGCGCATCGACGCCCTGCTCGGCTACTATTCCTTCGACGGCGGCGCCACCTTCGTCGAGGGCACCTGGGCCGCGATCAAATCGTCCTTTGACGTCGCCCTGACCGCCGCCGGCCTGGTCAAGGACGGCGAGAGGTCGGCCTTCGCGCTCTGCCGTCCGCCCGGCCACCATGCCGGGGCCGGCTTCATGGGCGGCTATTGCTACATCAACAACGCGGCCGTCGCCGCGCAATGGTTCCGCGACCAGGGCGCCAAGCGTATCTCGATCCTCGACGTCGACTATCACCACGGGAACGGCACGCAGGAGATCTTCTATGACCGCGCCGACGTACAGGTTCTCAACCTGCACGGTGATCCGATGGTCGAGTACCCGTTCTTCCTCGGCCATGCCGATGAGCGTGGCGCGGGGGCCGGCGAAGGCTTCAACCTCAACTACCCCATGCCCTTCGGCACCGGCTGGGATGCCTGGAACGTGTCGCTGGAGGATGCCTGCGCCAGGCTCGCCGCCTACGCTCCCGACATCGTCGTCGTCTCGCTCGGCGTCGACACTTTCGAAAAGGACCCGATCAGCCAGTTCAAGCTGAAAAGCCTGGATTATCCGAAGATCGGCCAGCGCATCGCCAAGCTCGGCCTGCCGACGCTGTTCGTCCAGGAAGGCGGCTATGCCGTCGAGGAGATCGGCATCAATGCCGTCGGCGTGCTGACCGGGTTCGAGGATCGGTAG
- a CDS encoding TetR/AcrR family transcriptional regulator codes for MKRSLDRKTRIALEPRKQPRQQRSSKVVDRILDAALILTREQGTRTPTTLAIAQRAGLSVGSVYQYFPNKEAILLDLARRWLSSFPEVIARRIKVAPPTNREEFRREVRKLFIDTSKLYLENATLMPVIEAISGNADLRPIQNEYDDQIIALYAAWLQHVNPALEGKIASRLGVLMMEVGHVCRLVGLKKDRRTFDLIEDDVETMWLALVSPYLNLD; via the coding sequence GTGAAGCGCAGTCTCGACCGCAAAACCAGGATAGCGCTCGAGCCGCGCAAGCAGCCGCGGCAACAACGGTCCAGCAAGGTGGTCGACAGGATTCTCGACGCGGCGCTGATCCTGACGCGTGAGCAAGGAACCAGGACACCGACGACGCTCGCCATCGCGCAGCGCGCGGGCCTGTCGGTCGGTTCGGTCTACCAGTACTTTCCCAACAAGGAAGCCATTCTTCTGGATCTCGCCCGGCGCTGGCTGTCATCCTTTCCCGAGGTGATCGCGAGGCGCATCAAGGTCGCCCCGCCCACCAACCGCGAAGAATTTCGGCGGGAAGTGCGCAAGCTGTTCATCGACACGTCGAAGCTCTACCTCGAAAACGCCACCCTGATGCCGGTGATCGAGGCCATTTCAGGCAATGCCGACCTGCGGCCGATCCAGAACGAATATGACGACCAGATCATCGCCCTCTATGCTGCATGGCTGCAGCATGTGAACCCCGCACTCGAAGGCAAGATCGCCAGCCGGCTCGGCGTGCTGATGATGGAGGTCGGGCACGTCTGCCGGCTCGTTGGACTGAAGAAGGACCGCAGGACGTTCGACCTCATCGAGGACGATGTGGAAACCATGTGGCTCGCCTTGGTGAGCCCCTACCTCAACCTTGACTAA
- a CDS encoding amidohydrolase, translating to MPVTGAGHNADLIVINGRVLTMDGDNPAAEAVAVKDGAIIAIGSSTSIEVLKGPDTEVIDAHGGSVIPGFIEAHMHLFSGAAELAHLQLAGVHGFEALRKAIRDYAVAHPDARMLVGQSVDYTVLDDERVTRHHLDAILPDRPFVMAAPDHHTMWANTKALELAGILKGRMLGPGNEIVMGDDGLAAGELREGEAFGPVLDLAGEGRVRLGLATGGEPDPMPSAAERAADRDIMRRGLAWCARHGITSIQNMDGNLYQLELLAEIEAEEGLPCRVQIPFHYKNFMTLDMLDKASVMAERYDSEWLSSGMVKVFYDGVLDSWTAVMVEPYADRPDWVGEPLFTPRQFIDLAVAIDRRGLQIAVHSIGDGAVRAVLDGYEAAQKANGKRDSRHRVEHIEVTTPSDVPRFAELGVIASMQPPHPPGAMDFPLEPTVSRIGQARWPLSYAWRTLKDAGAHVVFASDWPVSPIDPILGIQAAVLRKPWAESDPDQSFSLHESIAAYTVEGAYAEFAEHRKGMLKSGYMADLVVLSADIEKTAPADLHKVRPVTTICGGKVTYQAR from the coding sequence ATGCCTGTTACGGGTGCGGGTCACAATGCGGATCTGATTGTCATCAACGGTCGTGTGCTGACCATGGACGGTGACAATCCCGCCGCCGAGGCCGTTGCCGTCAAGGACGGCGCCATCATCGCCATTGGCAGCAGCACCTCCATCGAAGTGCTTAAAGGACCGGACACGGAGGTGATCGACGCGCATGGCGGATCGGTGATCCCGGGTTTCATCGAAGCCCACATGCATCTGTTTTCAGGCGCGGCCGAGCTTGCCCATCTGCAACTGGCCGGCGTGCATGGGTTCGAGGCGCTGCGGAAGGCGATCCGCGACTATGCAGTGGCGCACCCCGATGCGCGGATGCTGGTCGGGCAGAGCGTCGACTACACCGTGCTCGACGACGAGCGGGTGACGCGACACCATCTCGACGCGATCCTGCCGGACCGGCCATTCGTCATGGCCGCCCCCGACCACCATACGATGTGGGCCAACACAAAGGCGCTTGAACTGGCCGGCATCCTCAAAGGACGCATGCTTGGTCCGGGCAATGAGATCGTCATGGGCGACGATGGCTTGGCAGCGGGCGAATTGCGCGAGGGCGAGGCCTTCGGCCCGGTTCTCGACCTTGCCGGCGAAGGCCGCGTGCGGCTGGGCCTGGCGACCGGCGGTGAGCCGGACCCGATGCCGTCGGCCGCCGAACGCGCCGCCGACCGCGACATCATGCGGCGCGGGCTTGCCTGGTGCGCGCGCCACGGCATCACCTCGATCCAGAACATGGACGGCAATCTCTACCAGCTCGAACTGCTGGCCGAGATCGAGGCCGAGGAAGGCCTGCCCTGCCGCGTGCAGATCCCCTTCCACTACAAGAACTTCATGACGCTCGACATGCTCGACAAGGCGTCCGTGATGGCCGAACGCTACGACAGCGAATGGCTGTCCTCGGGCATGGTCAAGGTGTTCTACGACGGCGTGCTGGACTCGTGGACGGCTGTCATGGTCGAGCCCTATGCCGATCGTCCCGACTGGGTCGGCGAGCCGCTGTTCACGCCACGGCAGTTCATCGACCTGGCGGTCGCCATCGACAGGCGCGGGCTGCAGATCGCGGTACACTCGATCGGCGACGGCGCCGTGCGTGCCGTGCTCGACGGCTACGAGGCGGCGCAAAAGGCCAACGGCAAGCGTGACAGCCGGCATCGCGTTGAACATATCGAGGTCACCACCCCATCGGATGTGCCGCGTTTTGCCGAACTCGGGGTCATCGCCTCGATGCAGCCGCCGCATCCGCCCGGCGCCATGGATTTCCCGTTGGAGCCGACCGTGTCGCGCATCGGGCAGGCCCGCTGGCCGCTGAGCTATGCCTGGCGCACCTTGAAGGACGCCGGCGCCCATGTCGTGTTCGCCTCGGATTGGCCAGTGTCGCCGATCGACCCGATCCTGGGCATTCAGGCGGCAGTGCTGCGCAAGCCATGGGCAGAAAGCGATCCCGACCAAAGCTTCTCGCTGCATGAATCGATCGCCGCCTACACGGTCGAGGGCGCCTATGCGGAATTCGCCGAGCATCGCAAGGGCATGCTGAAATCCGGCTACATGGCGGATCTGGTGGTGCTGTCGGCCGATATCGAGAAGACGGCGCCGGCCGATCTGCACAAGGTACGGCCGGTGACGACGATCTGCGGCGGCAAGGTCACCTATCAGGCCCGATAA
- a CDS encoding ABC transporter ATP-binding protein, whose translation MPDKPDRNAIEVVNVSKIFGSGEGQVAALDKVSVSIRENEFFTLLGPSGCGKTTLLRLIAGFDFPTAGEILLYGQDIAPLPPFKRPVNTVFQSYALFPHMTVADNIGFGLEMLGKPRAEIKARVAEMLKLVKMEALAGRRTAQISGGQQQRVALARALAPQPKVLLLDEPLSALDYKLRKEMQIELKRLQHETGITFIFVTHDQEEALTMSDRVAVMSSGKILQVGSPWDIYDKPADRFVADFIGETNFLTAAISGIGSGKARATLKSGATIEATVAEGFQPKDNATVVVRPEHAKLTKDKGDVSGTVENIVYFGTDTHIHVHLDSGEAFTVRQQNTRSAGCGFERGDKVGIMIGNDAAQVLRD comes from the coding sequence GTGCCGGACAAACCGGATCGGAATGCGATTGAAGTAGTAAACGTCAGCAAAATTTTCGGATCGGGTGAGGGGCAGGTCGCTGCTCTCGACAAGGTTTCGGTCTCCATTCGCGAAAACGAGTTCTTCACGCTGCTGGGACCCTCAGGCTGCGGCAAGACCACCTTGTTGCGGCTGATCGCCGGCTTCGACTTTCCAACCGCCGGGGAAATCCTGCTCTACGGTCAGGACATCGCGCCCTTGCCGCCGTTCAAGCGCCCGGTCAACACCGTCTTCCAGTCCTACGCGCTGTTCCCGCATATGACGGTGGCCGACAATATCGGCTTCGGCCTGGAGATGCTGGGCAAGCCCAGGGCCGAGATCAAGGCGCGCGTCGCCGAGATGCTGAAGCTGGTCAAGATGGAAGCGCTGGCCGGCCGCCGCACAGCCCAGATTTCCGGTGGCCAGCAGCAGCGCGTGGCATTGGCCCGGGCATTGGCGCCGCAGCCGAAAGTGCTGTTGCTCGACGAACCGCTCTCAGCCCTCGACTACAAGTTGCGCAAGGAGATGCAGATCGAGCTCAAGCGGCTGCAGCACGAGACCGGCATCACCTTCATCTTCGTCACTCATGACCAGGAAGAAGCGCTGACCATGTCGGACCGCGTCGCTGTGATGTCGTCGGGCAAGATCCTTCAGGTCGGTTCGCCCTGGGATATCTATGACAAGCCGGCGGATCGCTTTGTCGCCGACTTCATCGGCGAAACCAACTTCCTCACCGCCGCCATATCGGGCATCGGCAGCGGCAAGGCGCGCGCGACGCTCAAATCCGGCGCGACCATCGAGGCGACCGTTGCCGAAGGTTTTCAGCCGAAGGACAACGCCACGGTGGTGGTAAGGCCCGAGCACGCCAAGCTGACGAAGGACAAGGGCGACGTGTCGGGCACGGTCGAGAACATCGTCTATTTCGGCACCGACACGCATATCCACGTCCATCTCGACAGCGGCGAGGCCTTCACCGTGCGCCAGCAGAACACGCGCAGCGCAGGCTGCGGTTTCGAGCGTGGCGACAAGGTCGGCATCATGATCGGCAACGATGCCGCGCAAGTGCTGAGGGACTAA
- a CDS encoding ABC transporter permease, translated as MATAEEVAKAAERRDVRDRWLLSAPALLVILFAATGPLLIVLVYSLLTPGAYGDVKWQFSGDAWTSVFLERDIFDDTLSLAAAHVTIFWRSIKLAVVTTLATLALGFPTAYFMATRSEKTRDLWLFLITIPFWTNLLIRTFAVLQIIRNEGIVNTILLKLGIVSAPVQILYTDTAILIGMAYVYLPLMVLPIYASMEKLDFRLVEAGYDLYATRFKVLRKIIFPLVKPGVIAGSILVFIPALGAYVTPSVLGGGKNMMLSNLIELQFGQGRNWPLGSALSITVMIIVMVALLAYVRNAGKSGVRHG; from the coding sequence ATGGCGACCGCGGAAGAAGTCGCCAAGGCAGCGGAACGGCGCGATGTCCGTGACCGCTGGCTTCTGTCAGCGCCGGCGCTGCTGGTCATTCTGTTCGCCGCGACCGGCCCGTTGCTGATCGTGTTGGTCTATTCGCTCCTGACGCCGGGCGCATATGGCGACGTGAAATGGCAGTTCTCGGGCGATGCCTGGACGTCGGTGTTCCTGGAGCGCGACATTTTCGACGACACGCTGTCGCTGGCGGCGGCGCATGTCACCATCTTCTGGCGCTCGATCAAGCTTGCGGTTGTGACGACACTCGCCACGTTGGCGCTCGGTTTCCCGACGGCCTACTTCATGGCGACGCGCAGTGAAAAGACCAGGGATCTCTGGCTGTTCCTGATCACCATCCCGTTCTGGACCAACCTGTTGATCCGCACTTTCGCCGTGCTGCAGATCATCCGCAACGAAGGCATCGTCAACACGATCCTGCTCAAGCTCGGCATCGTCTCGGCGCCGGTCCAGATCCTCTACACCGACACGGCGATCCTGATCGGCATGGCCTATGTCTACCTGCCGCTGATGGTTCTGCCGATCTACGCCAGCATGGAGAAGCTCGATTTCCGGCTGGTCGAGGCGGGCTACGATCTTTACGCGACGCGTTTCAAGGTGCTGCGGAAGATCATTTTCCCGCTGGTCAAACCCGGCGTCATCGCCGGCTCGATCCTGGTCTTCATTCCGGCGCTCGGCGCTTATGTGACGCCGAGCGTGCTCGGCGGCGGCAAGAACATGATGCTGTCCAATTTGATCGAACTGCAGTTCGGACAGGGCCGCAACTGGCCGCTCGGCTCGGCACTGTCGATCACAGTGATGATCATCGTTATGGTGGCGCTGCTTGCCTATGTGCGCAATGCCGGGAAGTCGGGGGTGCGGCATGGCTAG
- a CDS encoding ABC transporter permease → MASNFSIKHQPGFTAIAATCFVILYLPIIVLVIYAFNAASSTSEWGGFSLKWFQSAYQNTQVIDATLRSFQIGSIAAVLSTVFATMAALATTRTASYPGLTFKYAAINQPLMVPEIVTGVALLIFFSRIKIFTGYSGIGYLVAAHTAFCIPFAYLPIRARLENMDLTLERAAADLYATPWKTFRRITLPLLWPGILAGLMLAFVISLDDVVITEFVKSGGQDTLPTYMLGQIRRGITPEINAISTAFLLLSVAIVTLFFFVSRKRD, encoded by the coding sequence ATGGCTAGCAACTTTTCCATCAAGCACCAGCCGGGTTTCACCGCGATCGCGGCGACTTGTTTCGTTATCCTCTATCTGCCCATCATCGTGCTGGTTATCTACGCCTTCAACGCGGCGAGCTCGACATCCGAATGGGGCGGCTTTTCGCTGAAATGGTTCCAGTCGGCATACCAGAACACTCAGGTCATCGACGCGACGCTGCGTTCCTTCCAGATCGGCTCCATCGCGGCGGTGCTGTCGACCGTCTTTGCCACCATGGCGGCACTCGCCACCACGCGCACGGCGTCGTATCCCGGCCTTACCTTCAAATACGCGGCGATCAACCAGCCGCTGATGGTGCCCGAGATCGTCACCGGCGTGGCGCTGCTGATCTTCTTCTCGCGCATCAAGATCTTCACCGGTTATTCCGGCATCGGCTACCTGGTCGCCGCGCATACGGCGTTCTGCATTCCGTTCGCCTATCTGCCGATCCGGGCGCGGCTGGAGAATATGGACCTGACGCTCGAGCGCGCCGCGGCCGATCTCTACGCGACGCCATGGAAGACCTTCCGCCGCATCACGCTGCCGCTTTTGTGGCCTGGTATCCTGGCCGGCCTGATGCTGGCCTTCGTCATCTCGCTCGATGACGTGGTCATCACAGAGTTCGTCAAATCGGGCGGTCAGGACACGCTGCCCACTTACATGCTCGGCCAGATCCGCCGCGGCATCACACCCGAGATCAACGCGATATCGACCGCCTTCCTGCTGCTTTCGGTCGCGATCGTCACGTTGTTTTTCTTCGTCAGCAGGAAACGAGACTGA
- a CDS encoding extracellular solute-binding protein produces MNWKTTATAMGLALLASTGLARAEGVLNIYNWGNYTSPDVIKKFEAKYNIKVTITDYDSNDTALAKVRQGGTGFDIAVPSQTYVPIWIKEGLVQETDPGKMENAKNIAPEWANPDFDPGRKYTVPWAWGTIGVVVNTDAYKGPANTWGIIFNTPDELKGKVNVVPEMGDVMFAAIKYVGGQQCTDDKAVLKKVRDLLVAAKPNWIAMEYNTIEKMGAGDFKATSDWNGSALRQRLANPAIHFNYPKEGYGLWSDNVVVLKEAKNVENAKLFQNFIMDPENAAGLSAFHRYANAITGSDKYMPADMKDAPEVVIPADAKPLGELQQMCAPETQELYTKIWTELQK; encoded by the coding sequence ATGAACTGGAAGACAACAGCGACCGCCATGGGGTTGGCGTTGCTTGCCTCGACGGGCCTCGCGCGGGCCGAAGGCGTGCTCAACATCTACAATTGGGGAAACTACACCAGCCCCGACGTGATCAAGAAGTTCGAGGCGAAATACAACATCAAAGTGACGATCACCGACTATGACTCGAACGACACCGCTCTGGCCAAGGTTCGCCAGGGCGGCACCGGCTTCGACATCGCGGTGCCTTCGCAGACCTATGTGCCGATCTGGATCAAGGAAGGCCTCGTCCAGGAGACCGATCCCGGCAAGATGGAGAACGCCAAGAACATCGCGCCCGAATGGGCCAACCCCGACTTCGACCCAGGCCGCAAATACACTGTTCCTTGGGCCTGGGGCACGATCGGCGTCGTCGTCAATACCGACGCCTACAAGGGCCCGGCGAACACCTGGGGCATCATCTTCAACACGCCCGACGAGTTGAAGGGCAAGGTCAACGTCGTGCCCGAGATGGGCGACGTGATGTTCGCGGCGATCAAGTATGTCGGCGGTCAGCAATGCACCGACGACAAGGCGGTGCTGAAGAAGGTGCGCGACCTCCTGGTGGCAGCCAAGCCGAACTGGATCGCCATGGAATACAACACCATCGAGAAGATGGGCGCCGGCGACTTCAAGGCAACCAGCGACTGGAACGGTTCGGCCCTGCGCCAGCGGCTGGCCAACCCGGCCATCCACTTCAACTATCCGAAGGAAGGTTATGGGCTGTGGAGCGACAACGTCGTTGTGCTCAAGGAGGCCAAGAACGTCGAAAACGCCAAGCTGTTCCAGAACTTCATCATGGATCCGGAAAACGCCGCGGGTCTCTCGGCCTTCCACCGATACGCGAACGCCATCACCGGCTCGGACAAGTACATGCCAGCCGACATGAAGGACGCGCCGGAGGTGGTCATTCCGGCCGACGCCAAGCCGCTTGGCGAACTGCAGCAGATGTGCGCTCCGGAGACGCAGGAACTCTACACCAAGATCTGGACCGAACTGCAGAAGTAG
- a CDS encoding serine hydrolase domain-containing protein, producing MSSYRNSNPRPPIMQGSPPAMLPPRLDWDRPPWNRWAFQHIREILPTVEVWRGAGHRHRLERAEVDLDGLAVEDSEGRPSTLAGLLDETYTDGFLVLKDGRIAYERYFNGMDERTLHLSQSMAKSVTGSVFGILAGRGLIDPAKPVTDYLPELSATGWAGASVQHVLDMTTGVRFSEEYTDRYSDIGQVDVATGWKPVPPGSDPDFRWPSHMFELILGLKDTVRPHGATFEYRSIETDVLAFIMERVTGKRLAQLVSEELWQKLGADESACFTVDSAGYALADGGFNATLRDYARFGQLILDSGGGIVPADWIEATRTGRHGPDFSASLPEGSYRNQFWIENPSSRALMCRGVFGQLIHIDWNTGIVVVKLSTWPDFSNMAYSRATLKAVHAIAAALA from the coding sequence ATGAGTTCCTATCGCAATTCCAATCCGCGGCCGCCGATCATGCAAGGCTCGCCGCCCGCCATGCTGCCGCCGAGGCTCGACTGGGACAGGCCGCCCTGGAACCGCTGGGCTTTCCAGCACATACGGGAAATTCTGCCGACCGTGGAAGTCTGGCGCGGCGCTGGCCATCGCCACCGTCTCGAACGCGCCGAGGTCGATCTCGACGGGCTAGCGGTCGAGGACAGCGAGGGCAGGCCTTCGACACTCGCCGGTCTGCTCGACGAGACCTATACGGACGGCTTCCTGGTGCTCAAGGACGGCAGGATAGCCTATGAGCGCTATTTCAACGGCATGGACGAGCGCACGCTGCACCTGTCGCAGTCGATGGCCAAGTCGGTCACCGGCTCGGTGTTCGGGATATTGGCCGGGCGCGGCCTGATCGATCCGGCGAAGCCAGTGACGGACTACCTGCCGGAACTGAGCGCGACCGGGTGGGCCGGCGCCAGCGTCCAGCATGTGCTTGATATGACCACCGGCGTGCGGTTTTCGGAGGAATACACCGACCGCTATTCCGACATCGGCCAGGTCGATGTCGCCACCGGCTGGAAGCCGGTGCCACCGGGCAGCGATCCGGATTTCCGCTGGCCATCGCACATGTTCGAACTGATCCTGGGCTTGAAGGACACGGTTCGCCCGCATGGAGCCACGTTCGAATATCGCTCGATCGAGACGGACGTGCTCGCCTTCATCATGGAACGGGTGACCGGCAAGCGGCTGGCGCAACTCGTCTCGGAAGAACTTTGGCAAAAGCTCGGGGCTGACGAAAGCGCCTGCTTCACCGTCGACAGCGCCGGCTATGCGCTGGCCGATGGCGGCTTCAACGCGACGCTGCGCGACTACGCCCGCTTTGGCCAGCTGATCCTCGACAGTGGCGGCGGCATCGTGCCGGCGGACTGGATCGAGGCGACGCGTACCGGCAGGCATGGTCCGGATTTCTCGGCCAGCCTGCCCGAGGGCAGCTATCGCAACCAGTTCTGGATCGAGAATCCCAGCTCGCGGGCACTGATGTGCCGTGGCGTGTTCGGACAGTTGATCCATATCGACTGGAACACAGGAATAGTCGTGGTGAAGCTGTCGACCTGGCCGGATTTCAGCAACATGGCCTATTCCAGGGCAACGCTGAAGGCCGTGCACGCCATCGCCGCGGCGCTTGCCTGA
- a CDS encoding serine hydrolase domain-containing protein — protein MTGKTAFETRYGFRRNEVLLGNWRVSPFNRWSFQNLGELVPTARVAAAPGAAEAPRRDMDGLLGEKVTVATAPETVAEFLLRSSTDALTVMKGGKIIGDWFAPHMEFGARHIIFSISKSVTAIIAGILEGEGVFDPEAPVMDYIPEAAGSAYGDASVRHVLDMSVSLDFEEAYLDPESAFARYRRATLWNPGGGTESLREFILTLQRLAEPHGQTFRYRSPNSDLLGLLLERASGQRFTDLMREKLWLPLGALSEASVGVDMEGTARTAGGISVTPRDLARLGEMMRQGGTANGRRIVPEAWVRDTTSTGGSSEAWRRGAMLPLFPKGRYRNKWYQTGFENGAYCGIGIHGQWLYVDPSTEVVIAKMSSQPEPVDDPLDIEIVAFFEALSRMV, from the coding sequence ATGACCGGCAAGACCGCGTTCGAGACTCGATACGGATTCCGCCGCAACGAGGTGCTGCTCGGCAACTGGCGTGTGAGCCCGTTCAATCGGTGGTCGTTCCAGAATCTCGGCGAACTGGTGCCGACCGCCCGGGTGGCGGCAGCGCCCGGCGCCGCAGAAGCCCCTCGGCGAGACATGGACGGCTTGCTCGGGGAAAAGGTCACGGTCGCGACTGCACCGGAGACGGTGGCTGAATTCCTCCTGCGCTCCAGCACCGACGCCCTGACGGTGATGAAAGGCGGCAAGATCATTGGCGACTGGTTCGCGCCGCATATGGAGTTTGGCGCGCGCCACATCATCTTCTCGATCAGCAAATCGGTGACCGCGATCATCGCCGGCATACTGGAAGGCGAGGGGGTGTTCGATCCGGAAGCGCCGGTGATGGACTATATCCCCGAAGCAGCCGGCTCGGCCTATGGCGATGCAAGCGTTCGGCATGTGCTCGACATGAGCGTCAGCCTCGACTTCGAGGAGGCCTATCTCGATCCGGAAAGCGCCTTCGCCCGCTATCGCCGCGCGACGCTGTGGAATCCGGGCGGCGGCACCGAAAGCCTGCGTGAATTCATCCTTACCCTGCAGCGGCTTGCCGAGCCGCATGGCCAGACCTTCCGCTACCGCTCGCCCAATTCCGACCTGCTCGGCCTGCTGCTCGAGCGCGCCTCGGGCCAGCGCTTCACCGACCTCATGCGCGAGAAACTATGGCTGCCGCTTGGCGCCCTCAGCGAGGCCTCTGTCGGCGTCGACATGGAAGGCACGGCACGCACCGCCGGCGGCATTTCGGTGACGCCGCGTGACCTGGCGCGCCTCGGCGAGATGATGCGGCAGGGCGGCACCGCCAATGGCCGCCGCATCGTGCCCGAGGCCTGGGTGCGCGACACCACCAGCACCGGCGGCAGCTCGGAAGCTTGGCGGCGCGGTGCCATGCTGCCGCTGTTCCCGAAAGGCCGCTACCGCAACAAATGGTACCAGACCGGCTTCGAAAATGGCGCGTATTGCGGCATCGGCATCCATGGCCAGTGGCTTTATGTCGATCCCAGCACCGAAGTGGTGATCGCTAAGATGTCGTCGCAGCCGGAGCCGGTCGACGATCCGCTGGATATCGAGATCGTTGCGTTTTTCGAGGCGCTGAGCCGGATGGTCTAA